CACTCAAATACCATCGCTACTTCAAAGCTTGGTATGAGAGCCCAGAAGATGCTAGTGAATGCTTGCAAAAGTTTTTTGGTTGGTACAACACTGAGCATCGACACATAAATCTTGGCTTGATGACGCCTGAAACTGTTCATCAAGGTAAAGATAAGTCTGTAGCTAAGAAGAGAGCTGCGGTTCTCAAGCAAGCTTTTGAAGCCTATCCAGAAAGGTTTCCAAAGTCCGGACCTAGACTGCCAGTACCCGCTGATTCTGTGGGTATAAATGTACCGGTGGTAAGGAAGTCTATACCCGTTTTGGGGTGATTGTTATACTAAACTTTCACCCTAATTGTCTCAAACACCCTGACATATTCCGCTCCATATTCATGGCCAATGGGTTTTCACCGTGAATTTCTTCGAA
This DNA window, taken from Pseudobacteriovorax antillogorgiicola, encodes the following:
- a CDS encoding integrase core domain-containing protein, giving the protein LKYHRYFKAWYESPEDASECLQKFFGWYNTEHRHINLGLMTPETVHQGKDKSVAKKRAAVLKQAFEAYPERFPKSGPRLPVPADSVGINVPVVRKSIPVLG